A window from Malania oleifera isolate guangnan ecotype guangnan chromosome 7, ASM2987363v1, whole genome shotgun sequence encodes these proteins:
- the LOC131160936 gene encoding uncharacterized protein LOC131160936 gives MDPRSSNAQARGDNARPSSIGGGDPDAVLRSVTQQVMAKMARSLEERSCTIEQFTHMKPPSFAGGANSLVAENWVQDMEDMLAVLPCTYEQTRLARLLKEQRPKPVAVTWSRFREIFFEKYSPTTVKSAKAAEFLHLTQGSITVQKYVARFIELSRFATYLVPDEEKMARKFEEGLRQSLFEQVIGFWAQTFCRGSA, from the exons atggacccaaggaGTAGTAATGCACAAGCTAGAGGTGACAATGCAAGACCTTCCAGTATAGGTGGCGGAGACCCTGATGCAGTGCtacgtagcgtcacccagcaggtgatggcaaaGATGGCTAGGAGTTTAGAAGAGCGGAGCTGCacaattgagcagttcacgcataTGAAACCCCCGTCGTTTGCTGGAGGGGCTAACTCACTGGTAGCTGAAAACTGGGTCCAGGATATGGAGGATATGTTAGCAGTCCTCCCATGTACATATGAGCAGACG AGATTAGCGAGACTACTAAAAGAGCAGAGACCTAAACCTGTAGCGGTGACATGGAGCCGCTTCAGGGAGATCTTTTTCGAGAAATACTCCCCCACTACTGTTAaaagtgcgaaggcagcagagttcttGCACTTGACGCAAGGGTCGATAACAGTACAAAAATATGTAGCTAGATTCATCGAACTATCCCGGTTTGCCACATAtttggtgccagatgaggagaagaTGGCGAGGAAGTTCGAGGAGGGCCTGAGACAGAGCTTGTTTGAGCAGGTCATAGGCTTCTGGGCCCAGACTTTTTGCAGAGGTAGTGCATAG